One Microbacterium keratanolyticum DNA window includes the following coding sequences:
- a CDS encoding ECF transporter S component, with translation MSTVTPTRLGLGRPELWRWRVVDIVVASVIAVACAVIFLLWNVGYEAPSTLLKPLLPGLQGLLAGPWLIAGVLGGLIIRKPGAALYTELVAAVISALIGNQWGPLTIVSGVVQGLGAELIFLIFLYGVWRLPVAILAGAGAGLACGINDRILWYAGADTLFTTVYIASTTVSGALIAGLGAWLIARGLAATGALNRFASGRAATARV, from the coding sequence ATGTCTACTGTCACGCCCACACGTCTCGGCCTCGGTCGTCCGGAACTCTGGCGCTGGCGCGTCGTCGACATCGTCGTCGCGAGCGTCATCGCCGTCGCCTGTGCGGTGATCTTCCTGCTCTGGAACGTCGGATACGAGGCGCCGAGCACCCTGCTCAAGCCGCTGCTGCCAGGCCTTCAGGGGCTGCTGGCCGGTCCGTGGCTGATCGCCGGCGTGCTGGGTGGGCTCATCATCCGCAAGCCGGGTGCGGCGCTGTACACCGAGCTCGTCGCTGCGGTCATCTCCGCCCTGATCGGAAACCAGTGGGGGCCGCTCACTATCGTCTCCGGCGTCGTTCAGGGTCTCGGCGCCGAGCTGATCTTCCTCATCTTCCTGTACGGCGTGTGGCGTCTGCCGGTCGCGATCCTCGCGGGTGCCGGTGCGGGACTCGCCTGTGGCATCAATGACCGCATCCTCTGGTACGCGGGTGCCGACACCCTGTTCACGACGGTTTACATCGCCTCGACCACGGTCTCCGGCGCCCTCATCGCGGGCCTCGGGGCCTGGCTGATCGCGCGCGGTCTCGCGGCGACCGGTGCACTCAACCGCTTCGCCTCCGGGCGGGCGGCCACCGCCCGGGTCTGA